A genomic window from Hyla sarda isolate aHylSar1 chromosome 8, aHylSar1.hap1, whole genome shotgun sequence includes:
- the LOC130284691 gene encoding protein kinase C theta type-like encodes MASTGHGEDGEEEKRKSEGKRKREEEGEDGVLKRRRDDDGGSEDEEQTPGMASTGHGEDGEEEKREEEGEDGVKRRRGDDDGGSEDEEPTPGMASTEHEEDGKEEKRKSEGKRKREEEGKDGVLKRRGDDDGGSEDEEPTPGMVSTGHGEDGEEEKRKREEEGEDGVKRRRGDENGGSEDEEPTPGSSQGTSDPYPRLTISRYNLHQVLGRGNFGKVVLASVPGRDTYMAVKIINRREDNEETIKRERRILLAARDCPFLCHLYAAHQSLERAYFITEYLSGGSLEDLIRICCYLDIDNIRFYAAEMVCGLQFLHGHNIVHRDLKPENIMLDAEGHIRIIDLGLAQDGVTASSKIDGVTGTFYYMAPEVLLGQEYYTAVDWWSLGVVFCRMATGCFPFYISHSKQKVFKAITRKEPKFPLGMDAAIEHLISQLLRKNPDKRLGVRRNIRKHPFFSIIHWEELEERRAKPPCKPFGTVLQNHHLQWPEDTENPHLVTGFNYTSPSWVR; translated from the exons ATGGCGTCCACTGGACATGGAGAAGATggcgaggaggagaagaggaagagcgaaggcaagaggaagagggaagaggaaggcgaGGATGGAGTCTTGAAGAGGAGACGAGATGACGATGGAGGATCGGAGGATGAGGAGCAAACACCTGGGATGGCGTCCACTGGACATGGAGAAGATggcgaggaggagaagagggaagaggaaggcgaggatggagtcaagaggaggagaggagacgaTGATGGAGGATCggaggatgaggagccaacacCTGGGATGGCTTCTACTGAACATGAAGAAGATGgcaaggaggagaagaggaagagcgaaggcaagaggaagagggaagaggaaggcaAGGATGGAGTCTTGAAGAGGAGAGGAGATGACGATGGAGGATCggaggatgaggagccaacacctgggatggtgtccactggacatggagaagatggtgaggaggagaagaggaagagggaagaggaaggcgaggatggagtcaagaggaggagaggagatgagaatggaggatcagaggatgaggagccaacacCTGGGAGCAGCCAAGGAACATCGGACCCCTACCCCAGGCTTACCATCAGCCGCTACAACCTCCACCAAGTCCTGGGTAGAGGCAACTTCGGCAAA GTGGTCCTGGCATCAGTCCCTGGCCGTGACACCTACATGGCTGTAAAGATCATCAACAGAAGAGAGGACAACGAGGAAACCATCAAGAGAGAGCGGCGGATACTCCTGGCGGCCCGAGACTGTCCATTTCTATGCCACCTTTATGCTGCACATCAGTCTCTGGAGCGTGCATACTTCATCACGGAGTACCTGTCCGGCGGCAGTTTGGAGGATTTGATCAGGATTTGCTGCTACCTGGACATCGACAACATAAGGTTCTACGCAGCAGAGATGGTATGCGGCCTCCAGTTCCTCCATGGACATAACATCGTTCACCGAGACCTCAAGCCAGAGAACATCATGTTGGATGCAGAAGGCCACATCCGGATCATTGACCTGGGCCTGGCACAAGATGGAGTCACAGCCTCTAGTAAGATCGACGGAGTGACAGGAACATTCTACTACATGGCCCCTGAAGTGCTTCTCGGACAAGAATATTACACAGCCGTTGACTGGTGGAGCCTTGGGGTTGTGTTTTGCAGAATGGCGACAGGATGCTTCCCATTTTACATCAGCCACAGCAAGCAGAAGGTTTTCAAAGCCATCACCAGAAAGGAGCCCAAATTTCCACTCGGGATGGATGCTGCTATTGAACATCTCATCAGTCAACTTCTGCGCAAGAATCCCGATAAGCGCCTGGGGGTGCGCAGAAACATCCGGAAGCATCCATTCTTTTCCATCATTCACTGGGAGGAACTGGAAGAGAGGAGAGCCAAGCCACCATGTAAGCCGTTTGGGACAGTTCTACAAAATCACCATCTGCAGTGGCCGGAGGACACAGAGAACCCCCACCTTGTGACCGGATTCAATTATACGTCACCAAGTTGGGTGCGGTAA